AGTTTATAAACTCATTTTTTTAAAATAATTTCTAATTTTCACGATTTAATTAAAAATATTTATTAATAATCCTAACCATAATTATACTATTAAGATTTTTTTCTAAATTATGGGAGAAATAAAATGCATGAATTATCAATGGCTCAAGGAATAATAAATGCAGTTATAGAGACTGCAGAAAATAATAATGCAACGGAAGTTACTGAGATTGGTATTGAAATTGGTAGACTAGCTATGATTAATCCAGAACAATTAAAGTTCATGTTAGGTGTTTTAGTTGAAAACACAATAGTGGAAGATGCTGTTATTAAAATTGAAGAAATACCTGTTGAAATTGAATGTCCTGATTGTGGATTTAAAGGGGAAGCAGATTTGGATGATAAAGATCATTATGCTCCTGTTGTAGAATGTCCAAAATGTGAAAATAAAAGGATATCTATTTTAAATGGTAAAGATTGTATTGTTAAAAATATTGTTATTGAGAAACCTGATGATTAAATAGGAGGAATTTATTATGCATAATGTAGCTGATGTGGAAGTACAAAAAAATATTATGGATGCAAATAAAAGATTAGCTGATAGAAATAAAAAAAATCTTGAAGATAAAAATATTTTTTGTGTAGACTTTGTTGGAGCTATTGGTTCTGGTAAAACTACTTTAATTGAAAATATTATTGAAAACTCTGATGATAAAATTGGTGTAATTGCTGGTGATGTAATTAGTAAATTTGATGCAGGTAGGATAGAAAAACATAATGCTCCTGTAGTTGGTTTAAACACTGGTAAAGAATGTCATTTAGATGCTCATTTAGTTGGTCATGGACTTGGAGATTTGCCTTTAGATGATTTGGATATTGTAATTATTGAAAATGTAGGTAATTTAATTTGTCCTGTTGATTTTGATTTAGGATCTCATATGAGAATTGTTGTTGTAAGTGTTACTGAAGGTGATGACACTGTAGAAAAACACCCATTAATTTTCCAAACATCTGATCTTGTTGTTATTAATAAAGTTGATTTGGCTGATGCTGTTGGTGCTGATGCTGACAAGATGGTTTCAGATGCAAAACAATTAAATCCTAATGTTCAAGTTATTAAAGCTAGTTTAAAACAAGGAGAAGGTTTATCAGAAATTATTTCAGCTATTAATGAAAAAAGAAATAGTTAAAGGTGTTTTCATTGAAAATATGGATTGATATTTCAAATGCTCCTCATGTGAGATTTTTTAAGGATGTTATTAAATATCTTGAGGCAGAGGGGGAAGATTTAATAATTACAGCCAGGCAGTTTGGAGATATTCATAAATTAATGGATATGTATGATATAGACTTTATTTCTGTTGGAAAACATGGTGTAAGTTTGTATGATAAGCTTAAAGAAAGTACATCTCGTGTTTATGAACTTGTGGATATTATTAATGATGAAAAGGTGGATGTTGCACTTAGCAAACATTCTATTGAACTTCCTAGAATAGCTTTTGGTTTAGGAATTCCAAGTTTATATGTTTTAGATAATGAACATGCATTAGCTGCAAATAAATTAACTCTTCCGTTATGTAATAGGATAATAACTCCGAATAAAATAGATATTTGGAAATTAATGCAATTTGGAGCAGATCCAAATAGTATCATTCCATATAATGGAACTTCTGAATTAATGCATTTTAAAAGCTTTGAATATAATGAGAATATTTTTGATGATTTAGGTCTTAGTTTAAAATATCCAAAAACTATTTTAATGAGGCCAGAACCATCTTTAGCTTCTTATTTGGATGCAGATTGTCATAAATCAGTTTTATCTCCTATTGTTGATGTGTTAAAGGAGTATGCTAATATATTAATATTGCCTAGATTTAAAGCACAAGCAGAAATCTTTGAAGGTATTGATAATGTTACTATTTTAGAGCCTCCTGTTGATACTTCAAGTTTGATGAAAAAAGCTGATTTGGTAATAGGAGCTGGTGGAACTATGAATCGGGAAGCAGCTATATTACAAACTCCTGTTATTTCATGTTATCCGGGTAAAACATTGGCTGTAGATCAATATTATATTGATCAAGGTTTAATGTTTAGGTCTAACAATATTGATGAAGTTATTCAAAAAGCTTTAGCGTTTATTGTTAATCCTCATGAGAAAATAGATTTCAAAACTGATGATTTGTTTCAGATTATATTGGATAATCTCTATGATTTAGGTAATGGGGGTAAATAGTTTTATATTTAAATAACTAAATATTAGCTCGTGAAATAATACAAACTTTTCAGTATGTGAAGGTTATTGTTTTTAAGGTATAAAAAAATAGTGATTATAAATTAGCTAATATTTCTTTACCAA
This region of uncultured Methanobrevibacter sp. genomic DNA includes:
- the hypA gene encoding hydrogenase maturation nickel metallochaperone HypA; its protein translation is MHELSMAQGIINAVIETAENNNATEVTEIGIEIGRLAMINPEQLKFMLGVLVENTIVEDAVIKIEEIPVEIECPDCGFKGEADLDDKDHYAPVVECPKCENKRISILNGKDCIVKNIVIEKPDD
- the hypB gene encoding hydrogenase nickel incorporation protein HypB, with protein sequence MHNVADVEVQKNIMDANKRLADRNKKNLEDKNIFCVDFVGAIGSGKTTLIENIIENSDDKIGVIAGDVISKFDAGRIEKHNAPVVGLNTGKECHLDAHLVGHGLGDLPLDDLDIVIIENVGNLICPVDFDLGSHMRIVVVSVTEGDDTVEKHPLIFQTSDLVVINKVDLADAVGADADKMVSDAKQLNPNVQVIKASLKQGEGLSEIISAINEKRNS
- a CDS encoding DUF354 domain-containing protein — translated: MFSLKIWIDISNAPHVRFFKDVIKYLEAEGEDLIITARQFGDIHKLMDMYDIDFISVGKHGVSLYDKLKESTSRVYELVDIINDEKVDVALSKHSIELPRIAFGLGIPSLYVLDNEHALAANKLTLPLCNRIITPNKIDIWKLMQFGADPNSIIPYNGTSELMHFKSFEYNENIFDDLGLSLKYPKTILMRPEPSLASYLDADCHKSVLSPIVDVLKEYANILILPRFKAQAEIFEGIDNVTILEPPVDTSSLMKKADLVIGAGGTMNREAAILQTPVISCYPGKTLAVDQYYIDQGLMFRSNNIDEVIQKALAFIVNPHEKIDFKTDDLFQIILDNLYDLGNGGK